In a genomic window of Pseudomonas mohnii:
- a CDS encoding lysis system i-spanin subunit Rz: protein MRPSAKPFTISNAAADQVRTALAKQQVAEKPRDDIDTKATKGKMHDLAENETLRRAVADGARRLRIAGSCSANSGNVSSTASPGNGGAIELAPAAGQRCIASSVYPSGQVIYPAPQSQDMVCT from the coding sequence GTGAGGCCGAGCGCCAAGCCTTTCACTATCAGCAATGCGGCTGCTGATCAGGTGCGCACTGCACTGGCGAAGCAGCAAGTCGCCGAAAAGCCCCGGGACGATATCGACACCAAAGCCACCAAGGGGAAAATGCATGACCTCGCTGAGAATGAAACTCTGCGCCGCGCTGTTGCCGATGGCGCTCGTCGGCTGCGCATCGCGGGAAGTTGTAGTGCCAATAGCGGTAACGTGTCCAGCACCGCCAGCCCGGGTAATGGCGGAGCCATCGAGCTCGCTCCAGCTGCTGGACAACGCTGTATTGCCAGTAGCGTGTATCCGTCCGGCCAAGTCATCTACCCAGCCCCGCAAAGCCAAGACATGGTGTGCACTTAA
- a CDS encoding DUF4376 domain-containing protein, which produces MTRKQVAMTAAEKAARDVLIAAEWVGRIADRRYAAETSGTVVSGHADRHRRPQQDTHQCCCALGVPKNDYVLRWKNSEGFVDLPAVQVLAIADAVSEHVQLCFDREDALLVAVADGSITAEMVEEGGLIKKL; this is translated from the coding sequence GTGACCCGCAAACAGGTAGCCATGACGGCGGCAGAGAAGGCGGCGAGGGATGTGTTGATTGCCGCAGAGTGGGTTGGTCGCATTGCTGATCGCCGATACGCCGCAGAAACCTCGGGCACAGTTGTCTCAGGGCATGCCGATCGCCACCGACGACCGCAGCAAGACACTCATCAATGTTGCTGCGCTCTGGGCGTACCGAAAAACGACTACGTGCTTCGCTGGAAAAACTCTGAAGGCTTCGTCGATCTGCCAGCCGTTCAGGTGCTGGCGATTGCCGACGCGGTGAGCGAACACGTTCAGCTGTGCTTTGATCGTGAGGATGCATTGCTGGTGGCGGTGGCCGACGGCTCGATCACCGCTGAGATGGTGGAAGAGGGTGGCCTTATTAAAAAGTTATGA